From a single Deltaproteobacteria bacterium genomic region:
- a CDS encoding efflux RND transporter periplasmic adaptor subunit has protein sequence MKNKMTIGISVVVILALLGSFFLFRNGQKGSSYRTEKIRLGDIKATVTATGTVNAVVTVLVGTQVSGTIKSIYVDYNSSVKKDQLLAQIDPATFQAQVDQARANLAVSKANVEKAEAALLDARRTLERYKTLFQKNYIAKSDLDTAETTEQSARAQVSAAKAQVQQTKAALDFAENNLRYTRIISPVDGTVISRDVDVGQTVAASFQTPTLFNIAQDLTQMQINVNIDEADIGKIEVDQAVEFTVDAYPEEIFAGGVFEVRNAPITVQNVVTYDVVVKVSNPDLKLKPGMTANVAVILEEKKGVTCVPNSALRFRPAGEKDAGGVKGAALWVLKNGVPERVSVQAGISDGSYTEIVRGIHQGDREVIVESIDNGKKNRNAPPTPRFLR, from the coding sequence ATGAAAAATAAAATGACTATCGGTATCTCCGTCGTTGTAATTCTGGCTCTGCTGGGAAGCTTTTTTCTTTTCCGTAACGGACAAAAGGGGTCTTCGTACCGTACGGAGAAGATCCGTCTGGGGGATATCAAAGCGACGGTAACGGCAACGGGGACGGTCAATGCCGTTGTGACGGTCCTGGTGGGGACGCAGGTTTCAGGAACCATTAAATCCATTTATGTGGACTACAATTCTTCCGTAAAAAAAGATCAATTGCTTGCCCAGATCGACCCGGCCACGTTTCAGGCCCAGGTGGATCAGGCCCGGGCCAATCTTGCCGTGTCGAAAGCCAATGTGGAGAAAGCCGAAGCGGCGCTTCTGGATGCAAGACGCACCCTTGAGCGCTATAAAACCCTGTTTCAGAAAAACTACATTGCCAAAAGTGATCTGGACACGGCGGAAACAACGGAACAATCGGCCAGGGCGCAAGTTTCAGCGGCCAAGGCGCAGGTTCAGCAGACCAAAGCCGCTCTTGATTTCGCCGAGAACAATCTCCGTTACACAAGAATTATCTCTCCCGTTGACGGAACCGTTATTTCCCGTGATGTCGACGTCGGCCAGACCGTCGCTGCGAGCTTCCAGACCCCGACCCTTTTTAATATTGCCCAGGATCTGACACAGATGCAGATCAACGTAAACATCGATGAGGCGGATATCGGAAAAATCGAAGTCGATCAGGCCGTGGAGTTCACCGTCGATGCCTATCCCGAGGAGATCTTTGCCGGAGGCGTTTTCGAGGTTCGCAACGCCCCCATTACCGTGCAGAATGTTGTGACCTACGATGTCGTGGTCAAGGTCAGCAATCCCGATTTAAAACTTAAACCCGGCATGACCGCGAATGTTGCCGTAATCCTGGAGGAGAAAAAGGGTGTCACCTGTGTGCCAAACTCGGCGCTGCGATTCAGGCCCGCGGGCGAAAAGGACGCCGGGGGGGTGAAGGGAGCCGCTCTCTGGGTTCTGAAGAATGGTGTGCCGGAGCGGGTTTCCGTACAGGCCGGGATCAGTGACGGGAGTTACACGGAAATAGTCAGGGGAATCCACCAGGGGGACCGCGAAGTTATTGTCGAATCCATTGATAACGGTAAGAAAAACAGAAATGCTCCCCCGACGCCGAGGTTTTTGAGATAA
- a CDS encoding ABC transporter ATP-binding protein — MSLIETEDLYKIYDAGGAPVHALDGVSVRIDSGEFVAIMGPSGSGKSTFMNIIGCLDQPTRGRYLLGGIETARLTRDELATIRNEKIGFVFQGFNLLPRTSALENVELPMFYRSMHHGERRKKAREALKRLGLEGREHHHPNQLSGGQQQRVAIARALVNDVPLILADEPTGNLDTKTSIEIMELLVRLNRDDQMTIVLVTHEHDIAAFSRRIIHFLDGRIVSDEAHYPDWEKPEERPDQ; from the coding sequence ATGAGCCTGATAGAAACGGAAGACCTCTACAAAATCTATGATGCCGGAGGGGCGCCGGTGCATGCCTTGGATGGCGTTTCCGTGAGGATCGACTCCGGTGAGTTTGTCGCCATCATGGGGCCGTCTGGTTCGGGGAAGTCGACGTTTATGAACATCATCGGTTGTCTTGATCAACCGACCCGGGGACGTTATTTGCTTGGAGGTATAGAAACCGCCCGCCTGACCAGGGATGAGCTGGCGACGATCCGGAATGAGAAAATCGGTTTTGTATTTCAGGGATTCAATCTGCTTCCACGGACTTCCGCCCTCGAAAATGTGGAGTTACCCATGTTCTATCGGAGCATGCACCATGGAGAACGAAGGAAAAAAGCGAGGGAGGCCCTCAAAAGACTGGGCTTGGAAGGCAGGGAACATCACCACCCGAATCAGCTTTCGGGGGGACAGCAGCAACGGGTCGCTATAGCCCGGGCCCTTGTCAATGACGTGCCGCTTATACTGGCCGACGAGCCGACAGGAAACCTCGATACGAAAACCAGTATTGAAATCATGGAACTGCTCGTCCGGCTGAACCGAGATGATCAGATGACCATCGTTCTGGTCACGCACGAGCATGATATTGCCGCCTTCAGCCGCCGGATCATTCATTTTCTGGATGGGCGGATTGTCAGCGATGAGGCCCATTACCCGGACTGGGAGAAACCTGAAGAAAGGCCGGACCAATGA